The genomic region TGCCGGGCCACCAGGTGCTCGCGCAGGGCGGTGCTCTCGGCGCGCGTCGGCTTGGCGGTCGCGGCCCCCAGGCAGGCGTCCAGGAGCTCGAACGTCAGCACCCCCTTGCACAGCGTGGTCACGGTGCGGTCGGCGAGCACCTGGGCGGCCGCAGTGCGCATCTCCGCCAGCGCATTGGGGGCGATGCCGCCGATGGTCTTCATCGCCACCACACCCAGTTTCTTCTTCGCGGCCTGCTCCAGCACCGGCCGCAGCGCGCCGCGCGCCTGGGGCGACGGAGGGTATGACGGCATGAGCACATCCCAGAACCCGGCGGCGATCGCGGCCTGCAGCGTCGGCGCCACGTTGGAGTGGGAGGTCAGGCCGATGAAGCGCGCCTTCTTCTGCCGCTTCACCTGGTTGAAGAACTCCAGGTGCGCACGGTCGCGCGCCGCCTCCGGCGTATTGAGGGGGAAGAACAGGACCTCCACGTGATCCACCTTCAACGCTTCCAGGGAACGGTTGAGGTGGTCCCAGTCCACGGCGCCCGCGCGCTCGTACTTGAGCCCTAGTAGCGGCCGCGGCCGCCGCCCGGCGATGGCGGTCGCCACGCGGTCGAGGGTGCCGTAGCCCTGCGCGCAGTGGATGAAGTTGACCCCGCGGTCGAGGCCGGCCTTGAACACGTCAACGTTGGCGCCGATGGCGCCCATGCTGAAGGCCGTGATCTTGAGTCCGGTGCGCCCCAGCGTGCGCTTCGGCAGCGGTCCCACGGGGGCTTTCGCACGTTCGACCGGTGTGGCCTGCCGTGGTGGAGCAAGGGAGGTGACGCGCCGGTCCGCGGACGCGCATCCCGTGACCAGCGCCCCCAGCCCGCCCGTCGCTGC from Armatimonadota bacterium harbors:
- a CDS encoding twin-arginine translocation signal domain-containing protein — translated: MSKEPTTEHDRDARRLTRRDFLGVSAGAAGAAATGGLGALVTGCASADRRVTSLAPPRQATPVERAKAPVGPLPKRTLGRTGLKITAFSMGAIGANVDVFKAGLDRGVNFIHCAQGYGTLDRVATAIAGRRPRPLLGLKYERAGAVDWDHLNRSLEALKVDHVEVLFFPLNTPEAARDRAHLEFFNQVKRQKKARFIGLTSHSNVAPTLQAAIAAGFWDVLMPSYPPSPQARGALRPVLEQAAKKKLGVVAMKTIGGIAPNALAEMRTAAAQVLADRTVTTLCKGVLTFELLDACLGAATAKPTRAESTALREHLVARQGETCFLCGGCPPCPRGVNIFEVVRDLDYYYAQTGCPQFARAQYRALPAAQRGGACDDCGECAAACPHGVNIARRVRAAELVLA